In Haloimpatiens massiliensis, the following are encoded in one genomic region:
- a CDS encoding DNA modification methylase, translating to MPKFKRKKGLLLKIEMLSVNQLVPYTKNARHNEKAVDKVASSIKEFGFKNPIIIDANNEIIAGHTRLMAAKKLGIDEIPTIKVDDLSPEQVKAFRIADNKTSEYAEWDFELLAKELEDLKNDGYSLDLTGFDFSEAEKLMDDFKEEVESDETEEETVPPPPDDPITKRGDIWLLGKHRLMCGDSTVKADVEKLMDGQKANLIVTDPPYNVDYTGKTKDALKIENDKMDNDSFYDFLFDAFTRLYEVAEDGAGVYIFHADSEGLNFRKAMIESGFKLAQCCIWAKQTMVMGRQDYHWQHEPVLYGWKPTGSHYWNTDRKQTTIWHFDRPFRNEYHPTMKPVDLICYPIKNSSKLGDLVLDTFGGSGSTLMACIETDRICYTMELEEKYADVVVNRYINKIGSSEDVYLIRDGKKFSYKELTEQFL from the coding sequence ATGCCTAAATTTAAAAGAAAGAAGGGACTATTATTGAAAATAGAAATGTTATCAGTGAATCAGCTTGTGCCTTATACTAAAAATGCTCGTCATAATGAAAAGGCAGTTGATAAGGTTGCAAGTAGTATAAAGGAATTTGGATTTAAGAATCCTATTATAATAGATGCAAATAATGAAATTATTGCAGGACACACTCGATTGATGGCTGCTAAAAAATTAGGTATCGATGAAATACCAACAATTAAGGTAGATGATTTATCACCAGAGCAAGTGAAGGCTTTTAGAATTGCAGATAATAAAACAAGTGAGTATGCAGAGTGGGATTTTGAATTATTGGCAAAAGAATTAGAGGATTTAAAGAATGATGGATATTCATTGGATTTAACGGGATTTGATTTTAGTGAAGCAGAGAAGCTGATGGATGATTTTAAAGAAGAAGTAGAATCAGATGAAACAGAAGAAGAAACTGTACCTCCACCTCCAGATGATCCGATTACAAAGAGAGGAGATATTTGGCTATTGGGTAAGCATAGACTTATGTGTGGAGATAGTACTGTTAAAGCTGATGTTGAGAAATTGATGGATGGTCAAAAGGCAAATTTGATTGTGACAGACCCTCCGTATAACGTGGATTATACAGGTAAGACAAAGGATGCTCTAAAGATTGAAAATGACAAAATGGATAACGACAGCTTTTATGATTTTCTATTTGATGCATTTACTAGACTTTATGAAGTAGCTGAAGATGGTGCAGGTGTCTATATATTTCATGCAGATAGTGAAGGATTAAATTTTAGAAAAGCTATGATAGAATCAGGGTTCAAATTAGCTCAATGCTGTATATGGGCAAAGCAGACAATGGTTATGGGGAGACAAGATTACCATTGGCAACATGAACCTGTACTTTATGGATGGAAACCTACAGGAAGTCATTATTGGAATACAGACAGAAAGCAAACTACTATATGGCATTTTGATAGACCTTTTAGAAACGAATATCATCCAACGATGAAGCCTGTGGATTTGATTTGCTATCCTATTAAAAATTCAAGTAAATTAGGAGATTTAGTACTTGATACGTTTGGAGGTTCAGGTTCAACTCTTATGGCTTGCATAGAAACTGATAGGATATGCTATACTATGGAGCTTGAAGAGAAATATGCAGATGTAGTAGTAAATAGATATATTAATAAAATTGGTTCAAGTGAAGATGTTTATTTGATTCGAGATGGTAAGAAATTTTCATATAAAGAATTAACAGAACAATTCCTTTAA
- a CDS encoding virulence-related protein codes for MDRKEIIRALENHFDVKAKYMKAPSFAYEIEAGDKVFTIGREGEITDANGKEYELDEVLNPKEEAEIESECRFEVVVDFDGHTGKSLRNLLNMLYSKQNFIKKAFHIEDDFIDREVIEELAGTNINDIGDFQKAISEIDDNKCFGIGFDFENEKITFKFYEGEIKSERTTAYTQLVSLVNIRAKEIKRASSKITISDNARYTFRTWLLRLGMIGDEYKVTRRILLANLEGNIAFRNKN; via the coding sequence ATGGATAGAAAAGAAATCATTAGGGCATTAGAAAATCATTTTGATGTAAAAGCGAAGTATATGAAAGCACCTAGTTTTGCTTATGAAATTGAAGCAGGAGATAAAGTATTTACTATTGGAAGAGAGGGTGAAATTACTGATGCAAATGGCAAGGAATATGAACTTGACGAGGTACTAAATCCAAAAGAAGAAGCAGAAATTGAATCAGAATGTAGGTTTGAAGTAGTAGTAGATTTTGATGGACATACAGGAAAGAGCTTAAGAAATCTGTTGAATATGCTGTATAGCAAACAAAATTTTATTAAGAAGGCTTTTCATATTGAAGATGATTTTATAGATAGAGAGGTTATTGAAGAACTTGCTGGAACTAATATTAATGATATTGGAGATTTTCAGAAGGCAATATCAGAAATTGATGATAATAAGTGCTTTGGTATAGGCTTTGATTTTGAAAATGAAAAGATTACTTTTAAATTTTATGAGGGAGAGATAAAATCAGAACGCACTACAGCATATACTCAATTAGTTAGCTTGGTAAATATAAGAGCAAAAGAAATCAAAAGGGCAAGTAGCAAGATAACTATTAGTGATAATGCCAGATATACTTTTAGGACTTGGCTTTTAAGGCTTGGAATGATAGGGGATGAATACAAAGTAACAAGAAGGATATTACTTGCAAACCTTGAGGGGAATATAGCCTTTAGGAATAAGAATTAA
- a CDS encoding lamin tail domain-containing protein, producing the protein MSVKIIKINKDPQGTDTKEKLNDEYVVIKNTGDSNVDVSSWKLTDYREGQKHIHVYTFPSSVSNTTDLVLKPNELIFVMTGHGTDWYNSQPSNNALPQYHLYWNKDWFVWNNDGDTACLYDSDNNLVSSMTV; encoded by the coding sequence ATGAGTGTTAAAATTATCAAAATCAACAAAGACCCACAAGGAACTGACACTAAAGAGAAATTAAACGATGAATATGTTGTAATTAAAAACACAGGAGATTCTAACGTTGATGTTTCTAGCTGGAAGTTAACAGATTATCGTGAAGGTCAAAAACATATTCATGTTTATACATTTCCTTCAAGTGTAAGTAATACCACCGATTTAGTTTTAAAACCTAATGAATTAATTTTTGTTATGACTGGACATGGAACTGACTGGTACAATTCTCAACCTTCTAACAATGCATTACCACAATATCATTTATATTGGAATAAAGATTGGTTTGTTTGGAATAATGACGGTGATACTGCTTGTCTTTATGATTCTGATAACAATTTAGTTTCTAGTATGACTGTATAA
- a CDS encoding transposase, translated as MANVITKYDTHVKPRFSEIYKWVREGLTDVDMAKKLGIHEWTLRDYKKKHEELAKVLERPTYWELKVQPRLVDIKQWCEEGATNAEIVARLGISEGLWYEYINKYPILNEFVSLGRSVTNAEVEKSLYKLCTGYEYEEIKTVIEEAPNGKKKTRIEKTKKYVPPSSQAIQFYLKNRMPEQWNDKKEFIFDTKENEEARKKLFLEMIDDDLIEADYSEVEDSIVEVSEEEQQSTD; from the coding sequence ATGGCAAATGTGATTACAAAATATGATACCCATGTAAAGCCTAGATTTAGTGAAATATATAAATGGGTACGTGAAGGATTAACTGATGTAGATATGGCTAAAAAGCTAGGGATACATGAGTGGACACTTAGAGATTACAAGAAAAAGCATGAAGAACTAGCAAAGGTATTAGAGCGACCTACCTATTGGGAACTCAAGGTACAACCACGCTTAGTTGATATAAAACAGTGGTGTGAAGAAGGTGCTACAAATGCAGAGATTGTAGCTAGATTAGGGATATCAGAAGGCTTATGGTATGAATATATAAATAAGTATCCGATACTAAATGAGTTCGTTTCGCTGGGCAGGTCTGTTACTAACGCAGAGGTGGAGAAGTCACTTTATAAACTTTGTACTGGATATGAATATGAAGAAATTAAAACAGTTATTGAAGAAGCACCAAATGGTAAAAAGAAAACTAGAATTGAAAAGACTAAAAAATATGTTCCACCTTCCTCACAGGCGATACAGTTTTATTTGAAAAATAGAATGCCTGAACAGTGGAACGATAAGAAGGAATTTATATTTGATACCAAAGAGAATGAAGAGGCTAGGAAGAAGCTATTCCTTGAAATGATTGATGATGACTTAATTGAAGCAGATTATTCAGAAGTAGAAGATAGTATTGTTGAAGTATCTGAAGAAGAACAGCAATCTACTGATTAG
- a CDS encoding tyrosine-type recombinase/integrase, which yields MSCIKAFKQYLLGQDKRDNTISCYIRDTKAFIDWYSSRTDYGLDKLIELDAVEYKKYLQNGSDSIITINRKIASINSFLSWLYREEKIERELSIKPIKNKDTKQYKGLEDRELRKIRAEIHRLGKPMHIAIIEILLGTGIRVSELVDLKISDIEISDRKGKIVVLGKGNAVRTVPLNKDTRKAINEYLKVRKQSAEDHLFIGQRGALKRNAINLILKKYGDRLGIDITPHKLRHTLGYKLVREGKPITTIQQILGHDNIQTTNIYTLTTESDKIEALEGLEW from the coding sequence ATGTCTTGTATCAAAGCTTTTAAGCAATATCTATTAGGTCAAGACAAACGTGATAATACTATTTCCTGCTATATCAGGGATACAAAAGCTTTTATTGATTGGTATAGTAGTAGAACTGATTATGGTTTGGATAAACTTATAGAACTAGATGCAGTTGAATATAAAAAGTATCTGCAAAATGGTTCTGATTCAATCATAACCATAAACCGTAAGATTGCAAGTATAAATTCCTTTTTATCTTGGCTTTATAGAGAAGAAAAGATTGAAAGGGAACTTAGTATCAAACCTATTAAAAACAAGGACACAAAGCAATATAAAGGGCTTGAGGATAGAGAACTAAGGAAGATAAGGGCAGAGATTCATCGCCTTGGTAAACCAATGCATATAGCCATAATAGAGATATTACTTGGAACAGGCATTAGGGTAAGTGAACTTGTAGATTTAAAGATTTCAGATATAGAAATATCCGATAGAAAAGGCAAAATAGTGGTACTTGGCAAAGGAAATGCAGTAAGAACTGTTCCTTTAAATAAGGATACTAGAAAAGCTATCAATGAATATTTGAAAGTGAGAAAGCAATCAGCAGAGGATCATTTATTTATAGGGCAAAGAGGAGCTTTAAAAAGAAATGCCATCAACCTTATATTAAAAAAATACGGAGATAGATTAGGAATAGACATAACTCCCCATAAATTAAGACATACACTAGGATATAAGCTAGTCCGAGAAGGTAAGCCGATAACAACTATCCAGCAGATACTTGGACATGATAATATTCAAACTACTAATATATATACCTTAACTACTGAAAGTGATAAGATAGAAGCACTTGAAGGATTAGAGTGGTAG
- a CDS encoding Kiwa anti-phage protein KwaB-like domain-containing protein: MSNNTLENILDNFFKEFDSEFQIYYIIREYDKVEKDYIYDSFYCNMPNELKKSLIKDYRESIDKYKNIVINDFDVIGSEADCIEKLDTKNIDTMSKFIKLTNNIHSKKASEIDVDINKIWGYAIVFKNNNDEKMTLFRKYSISKSINENRKLSFLNGNIEEVNKEIFSLDLKIDAIEINDITYIISKYYFELFFSFKEEYVKYVNESLEDLKNEDVIENFDEFSLRCLDSGNLVRKLVYVVQNDRLKWLKNNIKSAKEVVDEYGLKVKVEDNKINYSNKQCNISDVMKLICGCCVKDAVDMRKYFATSVKAVS; this comes from the coding sequence ATGAGTAATAATACATTAGAAAATATTTTAGACAATTTTTTTAAAGAGTTTGATTCAGAATTTCAAATTTACTACATTATACGAGAATATGATAAAGTTGAAAAAGATTATATTTATGATTCTTTTTATTGTAATATGCCTAATGAACTAAAGAAATCATTAATTAAAGACTATCGAGAAAGCATAGACAAATATAAAAATATAGTAATTAATGATTTTGATGTGATAGGTTCTGAAGCAGATTGCATTGAAAAATTGGATACGAAAAATATTGATACTATGAGTAAGTTTATAAAACTTACAAATAATATTCATTCTAAAAAAGCTTCTGAAATTGATGTTGATATAAATAAAATATGGGGATATGCAATAGTATTCAAAAATAATAATGATGAAAAAATGACATTATTTAGAAAGTATTCGATTTCAAAATCAATTAATGAGAATAGAAAATTAAGTTTTTTAAATGGAAACATTGAAGAAGTAAATAAAGAGATTTTTTCTTTAGATTTGAAAATTGATGCTATCGAAATTAATGACATTACATATATTATTAGTAAGTATTATTTTGAATTATTTTTTTCTTTTAAAGAAGAGTATGTGAAATATGTAAATGAATCACTTGAAGATCTAAAGAATGAAGATGTTATTGAGAATTTTGATGAATTTTCATTGAGATGTCTTGACAGTGGTAATCTTGTAAGAAAATTAGTTTATGTAGTACAAAATGATAGATTGAAATGGCTTAAAAATAATATTAAATCTGCAAAAGAGGTTGTTGATGAATATGGTTTAAAAGTTAAAGTTGAGGATAATAAAATAAATTATTCAAATAAACAATGCAATATATCCGATGTAATGAAGTTGATTTGTGGCTGTTGTGTTAAAGATGCTGTTGACATGAGAAAATATTTTGCAACAAGTGTCAAGGCTGTAAGTTAA